The Henckelia pumila isolate YLH828 chromosome 2, ASM3356847v2, whole genome shotgun sequence genome includes a window with the following:
- the LOC140877615 gene encoding uncharacterized protein, translating to MADANGVNEEINQLITAAVERAMAARAETNPPPPPLGQNAQLEKIRKLKEEMELLKKKQSGYLATPVRNIPFSPVILESELPKNFKFPHIGEYDGKGDPDEHLSCFENAALLHKYSDPIKCRVFLNTLIGPAQQWFNLLRQGDIKEFKNFSKAFLHHFASSKKHPTTTLSLFAIKQQGQENLRVYVRRFSALTLEVPTATTDLLISAFTQGLATGDFLKSLIKKPPSTYDEMLARAEKYVNLEEVQVSRMNNGMDRPPSPKNARAPNTPRRMGPSPRPELLGQFTSFTPLRMGKTQAMRICEEKRLLQRPPWSEQGPRRPKSDKYCDFHNEYGHNTNDFLQLEQEIE from the coding sequence ATGGCTGATGCAAATGGAGTCAACGAAGAAATAAATCAACTTATCACTGCTGCTGTCGAAAGAGCTATGGCTGCAAGGGCGGAAACCAATCCCCCTCCCCCACCACTAGGTCAGAACGCGCAGTTAGAGAAAATCAGGAAACTGAAGGAGGAGATGGAGCTCTTGAAGAAGAAACAATCCGGATACCTAGCCACGCCAGTGCGGAATATTCCCTTCTCTCCTGTAATATTGGAGTCCGAACTCCCCAAAAACTTTAAATTTCCGCATATTGGGGAATATGATGGGAAAGGGGACCCGGATGAGCATTTGTCCTGTTTTGAGAATGCGGCGTTGTTGCACAAATATTCTGACCCGATCAAATGTCGGGTCTTTCTCAATACTTTGATAGGACCGGCTCAACAATGGTTCAACTTATTACGCCAAGGAGATATCAAGGAGTTCAAGAATTTCAGCAAGGCCTTCCTACACCACTTTGCTAGTAGCAAAAAACACCCTACGACTACTCTTAGTCTTTTTGCTATCAAACAGCAAGGTCAAGAAAATTTGCGAGTATATGTTCGTCGATTTAGTGCCTTGACCCTGGAAGTACCTACTGCCACCACTGACCTGCTTATCAGTGCCTTTACCCAAGGACTTGCTACAGGGGATTTTCTTAAATCCCTGATCAAAAAACCGCCGTCTACCTACGATGAAATGCTTGCTCGGGCTGAAAAATATGTGAATCTAGAGGAGGTACAAGTTTCTCGTATGAATAATGGGATGGACAGGCCACCAAGTCCGAAGAACGCCCGGGCCCCTAACACACCTCGGAGGATGGGACCATCTCCCCGACCCGAGCTGCTTGGGCAATTCACTTCTTTCACTCCTCTAAGGATGGGTAAAACTCAGGCTATGCgaatatgtgaagaaaaaaGACTTCTACAGAGACCTCCATGGAGCGAGCAGGGGCCCCGTAGACCAAAGTCTGACAAGTATTGTGACTTTCACAATGAGTATGGGCACAATACTAATGATTTTCTTCAACTGGAGCAGgaaattgaatga
- the LOC140877616 gene encoding uncharacterized protein: MTTFMAVASALYQKIKFPVGNEVGEVQGDQKISRKCYVEEVRIEQKAVKINHDDRPGPRDREQVNLLEENAPVMAEEECEEIIICPPTGSVKCLMENKDAFAWSVFDLLGVRREVMEHKLNVIRDYLPIIQKKRHFGPEKDAVIQGQVKELLKAGHIQEVYFTTWLSNVVLVPKSSGKWRMCVDFRDLNKSYPKDCYPLPRIDQLVDSTSGHELLFFLDAYQGYHQIPLAKQDQDKVSFVTSTGTYCYVVMPFGLKNAGATYQRLMDKVFKQQIGKNIEVYVDDILVKTQTAHQFIADLTQTFQTLRDYRLKLNPSKCTFGVQTGKFLGYMVTRRGIEANPEKVQAIISMESPKNIQEVQRLSGRIAALARFISRSADKSFLFFKALRKTKNFEWEEQSEKSFQELKNYLKELPVLNKPVQGEDLFVYLAITPRAASSVLVRKEGVNHLPVYFVSHALKGAELNYITQEKLALALVITARKLRPYFLSHPITVLTNSALGKIAANPDASGRLIKWITELSEYEIKFEPRTAIKAQALADFLAETIQLKQEDHWKIFVDGSSCQTGSGVGIVIISPWGEETNISIRLDFRASNNEAEYEALLLGLKAARNLGISRATLYSDSQLAIQQSKGKFETKNENMIKYAQTLDKAKEEFTELTMELIPRTENTKADYLARLASFVGEPLEPGLKGKELVSQLESLDDLIADVPEGDWRYDIHKYLTKDELPNDNKKAREIKRRALRFVMVDKILFKRSFSQPLLKCLGSDEANYVLREIHEGCCGNHLGSIALARKALLAGFFWPTMKKDASVLVNSCYNFQRHANLQVYEGSSSRLSFRSMGNGYCRAIPGQHGSEKILIGGRGLFLKMKIEQIFTSVAYPQGNGQVEVTNRTIVQTLKTRLDSAKGKWVDELPSVLWSYRTTTRSGTDETPYNMVYGTEAVLPAEIG; the protein is encoded by the exons ATGACTACGTTCATGGCCGTGGCTTCCGCActatatcaaaaaataaaattccctGTGGGTAATGAAGTGGGAGAGGTCCAGGGAGATCAAAAGATTTCTCGAAAGTGCTATGTGGAAGAGGTACGGATAGAACAAAAGGCAGTCAAAATCAACCATGATGACCGACCCGGGCCGAGAGATCGGGAACAAGTAAACTTATTGGAAGAAAACGCCCCTGTTATGGCTGAGGAAGAGTGTGAAGAGATCATAATTTGCCCCCCAACTGGTTCGGTCAAG TGTTTGATGGAGAACAAAGACGCCTTCGCTTGGTCCGTATTCGACCTCTTGGGAGTACGAAGAGAAGTAATGGAGCACAAGTTGAATGTTATACGAGACTACCTCCCTATTATTCAGAAAAAACGACATTTTGGGCCCGAAAAAGACGCTGTGATTCAGGGGCAAGTTAAGGAACTCTTGAAGGCCGGACACATTCAGGAGGTATATTTCACGACTTGGTTGTCAAATGTGGTCTTGGTACCCAAGTCCTCGGGTAAATGGCGCATGTGTGTAGACTTCCGTGATCTGAACAAGTCCTATCCGAAAGATTGCTATCCCTTGCCCCGAATAGACCAGCTGGTGGATTCCACATCTGGGCATGAGTTATTGTTTTTTCTGGACGCTTATCAGGGGTATCATCAAATTCCCCTGGCTAAGCAAGATCAAGATAAGGTGAGTTTTGTCACCTCTACAGGAACTTATTGCTACGTAGTTATGCCTTTTGGGCTCAAGAATGCTGGGGCCACTTATCAAAGACTAATGGACAAAGTTTTCAAGCAACAAATAGGCAAAAACATCGAAGTATATGTGGACGATATTTTGGTCAAAACCCAAACAGCTCATCAATTCATTGCCGACCTGACCCAGACATTCCAGACACTACGTGATTATCGATTAAAGTTAAACCCGAGCAAGTGCACATTTGGGGTTCAGACTGGGAAATTTCTGGGATATATGGTCACTAGGAGAGGAATTGAAGCTAACCCGGAAAAAGTTCAAGCCATTATCTCTATGGAGTCGCCCAAAAATATACAGGAGGTACAAAGGCTATCTGGAAGGATTGCCGCATTGGCTCGCTTCATATCAAGATCAGCAGATAAGAGTTTCCTGTTCTTCAAAGCACTCagaaaaactaaaaattttgaatgggAAGAACAGAGTGAGAAATCTTTCCaagagttgaaaaattatcTAAAAGAGTTACCGGTGTTGAACAAACCAGTACAGGGAGAAGATCTCTTCGTGTATCTGGCTATCACACCCCGGGCCGCTAGCTCGGTCCTGGTTCGGAAGGAGGGGGTGAATCATCTGCCGGTCTACTTTGTCAGTCATGCCCTGAAGGGAGCAGAACTCAATTATATAACTCAAGAAAAGTTAGCTCTGGCCCTCGTCATTACAGCTAGAAAATTGAGACCTTACTTCTTATCCCACCCGATCACTGTTCTTACCAATAGTGCCTTGGGAAAAATTGCAGCCAACCCAGATGCATCGGGAAGACTGATCAAGTGGATTACAGAGTTAAGTGAGTACGAAATAAAATTTGAGCCCCGTACTGCCATCAAAGCTCAAGCCCTAGCTGATTTCTTGGCAGAAACTATTCAGTTAAAACAAGAGGACCATTGGAAGATATTTGTAGACGGATCATCTTGTCAAACAGGAAGCGGGGTTGGGATTGTGATAATATCACCCTGGGGCGAGGAAACCAACATCTCGATAAGGTTGGATTTCCGAGCATCTAATAATGAAGCAGAATATGAAGCCCTCTTGCTCGGACTAAAAGCTGCTCGGAATCTTGGTATATCCCGAGCTACCCTTTATTCAGACTCACAATTGGCCATACAACAGAGCAAGGGGAAGTTTGAAACCAAGAATgaaaatatgataaaatatgCTCAAACATTAGATAAAGCTAAGGAAGAGTTTACCGAGCTCACTATGGAGTTGATCCCGAGAACTGAAAATACGAAAGCCGATTACTTGGCCCGTCTCGCAAGTTTCGTGGGTGAGCCACTCGAGCCCGGACTAAAAGGGAAAGAGCTGGTATCCCAACTTGAAAGTTTGGACGACCTGATAGCAGACGTACCTGAAGGAGATTGGAGGTATGACATCCACAAATATCTGACTAAGGATGAGCTCCCGAACGATAACAAGAAGGCTCGAGAAATTAAAAGGAGAGCTTTGCGTTTTGTGATGGTTGACAAGATACTTTTCAAAAGGTCATTCTCTCAACCTCTGCTCAAGTGTCTTGGCTCGGATGAAGCTAATTATGTTTTGCGAGAGATTCATGAAGGCTGTTGTGGGAATCACTTGGGTAGCATAGCCCTAGCTCGGAAAGCCCTCCTGGCCGGTTTCTTCTGGCCCACTATGAAGAAGGATGCTTCTGTCCTGGTCAATTCATGCTACAATTTCCAGAGGCATGCCAATTTACAGGTTTATGAAGGCAGTAGTAGCCGCCTGTCCTTTCGATCAATGGGGAATGGATATTGTCGGGCCATTCCTGGTCAGCACGGGTCAGAGAAAATTCTTATTGGTGGCCGTGGATTATTTCTCAAA ATGAAAATTGAACAAATTTTTACATCTGTTGCTTACCCCCAAGGGAATGGACAAGTGGAGGTTACTAACAGAACTATTGTGCAAACACTCAAGACCAGGTTAGATTCAGCTAAGGGAAAATGGGTGGATGAGCTTCCATCCGTATTATGGTCTTATCGAACTACAACAAGGTCCGGAACGGATGAAACACCATATAATATGGTGTACGGGACGGAGGCAGTCCTTCCTGCTGAGATTGGATAA